A genome region from Mycolicibacterium litorale includes the following:
- a CDS encoding SIMPL domain-containing protein: MSVVVITLWRMQTEITVRGSSKSSHPPQRGTVRASISYEGPEMEPVYSRVARDLETVRTSMADLQAGDDAPIMTWSAERLRTWSNRPWNQDGEQLPLVHHASVGLNVEFRDFAALSGWVREHVAGTEGFRVDGIRWTLTPERRDEVIRQVRSAAVHDAVARAQLYADAVGLGMVSPVAIADTGMLDSGSQSGGNYSDALAAAPDGAVRAGYEPFVELVPEDIEVFASVDARFVAERSEALVSNSREGSARSQVGEVGEFGDEDAG; the protein is encoded by the coding sequence ATGTCGGTGGTCGTCATTACGCTGTGGCGAATGCAGACCGAGATCACCGTGCGCGGGTCCTCCAAGTCGTCACACCCGCCGCAGCGTGGCACCGTCCGCGCTTCGATCAGCTACGAGGGGCCGGAAATGGAGCCGGTGTACTCGCGGGTGGCGCGCGATCTCGAAACTGTCCGGACCTCGATGGCCGACCTGCAGGCCGGTGACGATGCTCCCATCATGACGTGGTCGGCCGAACGTCTGCGCACGTGGTCGAACCGGCCGTGGAATCAGGACGGTGAACAGCTGCCGCTCGTGCATCACGCAAGTGTCGGCCTCAACGTCGAGTTCCGCGACTTCGCAGCACTTTCCGGATGGGTCAGGGAGCATGTCGCTGGCACCGAGGGATTCCGAGTCGACGGCATCAGGTGGACGTTGACGCCTGAACGACGCGATGAGGTGATTCGGCAGGTGCGCAGCGCGGCCGTCCACGACGCCGTCGCACGCGCCCAGTTGTATGCGGACGCGGTCGGTCTCGGCATGGTCAGCCCTGTTGCGATCGCCGACACCGGGATGCTGGATTCCGGTTCACAGTCCGGCGGGAACTACTCGGACGCTCTCGCGGCGGCGCCCGACGGAGCCGTCCGCGCTGGCTATGAGCCCTTCGTCGAACTGGTACCGGAGGACATCGAAGTGTTCGCATCCGTCGACGCCAGGTTCGTTGCCGAGCGATCGGAGGCCCTCGTATCAAATTCGCGAGAGGGCAGCGCCCGGTCCCAGGTCGGCGAGGTAGGGGAATTTGGCGATGAGGACGCCGGCTAG